A portion of the Juglans microcarpa x Juglans regia isolate MS1-56 chromosome 1D, Jm3101_v1.0, whole genome shotgun sequence genome contains these proteins:
- the LOC121264946 gene encoding uncharacterized mitochondrial protein AtMg00810-like — MDPNRKLLKDEGELFGDLGWYQRPVEKLNYLTITRPDISYAVSVVSQFLQTPRVSHWDAVIHVLHYLKRAPGLGLLYRPNGYLRIEAFSDADWAGFPSDRRSTTGYCTFMGGNLVTRKSKKQTVVAQSSAEAEYRAMAHTTSELTWLQHFLQEIEFPAPALLQLLCDS, encoded by the coding sequence ATGGACCCAAATCGTAAACTCTTGAAAGATGAAGGGGAGTTGTTTGGAGATCTAGGTTGGTATCAAAGACctgttgaaaaattgaattatcttaCTATCACTAGACCTGATATCTCTTATGCAGTGAGTGTAGTGAGCCAATTTCTACAAACGCCCAGGGTCTCACATTGGGATGCTGTAATTCATGTTCTTCATTATCTTAAGCGAGCTCCTGGCCTTGGACTATTGTATAGACCAAATGGATACCTTAGAATTGAAGCTTTttcagatgctgattgggctggatTTCCTTCAGATAGAAGATCGACTACTGGATATTGTACCTTTATGGGAGGTAACTTGGTTACaaggaagagtaagaagcaaacAGTAGTAGCTCAGTCTAGTGCAGAAGCAGAATACAGAGCAATGGCTCACACTACCAGTGAGCTGACATGGTTGCAACACTTTCTTCAAGAGATTGAGTTTCCAGCTCCTGCCCTTCTTCAGTTACTTTGTGATAGCTAA